The Lacticaseibacillus pabuli region TATCCCCGACACGAATATCAAAGTTCGGGAGTAGCTGGGCACGTAACTCGGTTTGCACCTGCGCCACGGCGCGTTGAATTGCCATCATGTTCGCGTTGGTCGGATGAAAGTGCAACTTTGCGTAAAACTCACTACGCGCCATCACAATTTCCCGCTCCGCATCATCCGTCCACATGATGAGCCCCACGACCTGTTGGGCCCGTGGTGTCAGTGTGGCAATCGTCGCAAAATCCTGCGCCGTAAACAACATGGTTTATGCCTCCTCAGGCTTGGACTTCAGTGCACAGATAACCAGGTGCACAATGCCTAACACCCCACCAATCATGACGAGGGTGTTGCTCATACTACCGTTAATAAATTGATCGCTAGCGGACAAAATATTTGCCAATAGCATCGTCACCAGTAACCACCAGGGACTGATGCCGGCATCACGGTAGCGCCGCGCCGCCAATGCAATGGATGGTACGAGTACCGCCAGGCCAACAATAAACACCACCACGATGACCCCTAACAGGGCGCCAAACACACTACCTGGAATGTGGCTGGGATTGAATGCAAACCCAACTGTGGCGAGAACACCGATCACAGCCACAATTGCGACGACCCCGACGATCAGGTTCCACAAGAACATCCACCAATACTCGCTGCGCTTACTCCGCCCCGTGAAATTCGCGTAGTTCTTGAAAAACAACTGCAGTGCACGAAACATACCAACCCGTTGATTTTCGTTCATTGTAATCTCCTCCTATTCACTTGTCAGAAACTGGTGCCACCCCGAGCACCAAACCCTGTGCTTTTAGAACTTGCGCTTGGTCGGCCGACTGC contains the following coding sequences:
- a CDS encoding DUF805 domain-containing protein, with protein sequence MNENQRVGMFRALQLFFKNYANFTGRSKRSEYWWMFLWNLIVGVVAIVAVIGVLATVGFAFNPSHIPGSVFGALLGVIVVVFIVGLAVLVPSIALAARRYRDAGISPWWLLVTMLLANILSASDQFINGSMSNTLVMIGGVLGIVHLVICALKSKPEEA